From the genome of Rhodothermales bacterium:
GCTGTTCGAGGAATGGCCCTCGATGGTGAGTGGCGCGCCGGGGTTCAGCATACGGTAGATGCGCCACAGGCTGTAGTTGCCCATGTCGCCCAGGCAGCCACTCCCGTAATCCCACCAGCCCCGGAAGAGCGCGTGGGTATAGTTGAGGTTGTAGGGTCGGTCCGGCACCGGACCCTGCCAGAGTGCCCAGTTCAGCCCCTTTGGCGTTTTTTGCTCGGGCAGATAGTCCATCCACCCCTGCGGCCAGACCGGGCGCGCGGTCCAGTTGTGTACCTCTTTGACTTTGCCGATCACGCCGGCATCGAGCCAGCGCTTGAGCTTGTGCCACTCCGCGTCGTTCTGGTAGGCCATCTGATGGGTGACGAGGCCGGTCTCGCGGGCCGTTTCGACGGCAAGACGAACCTCATGGAGTGCATTCGACAGTGTTTTATGGGTGATGGCGTGTTTGCCATGGTTCATCGCGGCGATGCTCACCGTTGCGTGAAGATGCTCGGGCGTCATACAGATGACGGCGTCGATGTCGGGCTCTTTCGCGAGCAGCTCCCGGAAGTCTTCGTAGGTGCGGACGCCCTGGTAATCGTTCAACCCGCGAACGTTCTGGTAGTAGGTGTTGATGATTTCCTTGCCCGGCTCGCGGCCGGCGCGGACGCCTTTTTCGGAGCCCCAGCGAGGCTCATTGATGAACGTGCGGACACGGTCCCGGAGGCCGTTCTGGCTCCAGTCGCGGTAGTCATCGGAGTCCTTGTTCGGGTCGGCGAGCGCCACAATCTGCAGGTTGTCGTTGGGCAACCAGCTGCCCATGAGCATGTTGAATGCCATCGTCCCGGAGCCGACCAGGGCGATGTTGATTTTGTCGCTCGGGGCGATGCGGCCCGGGGCCGCGCGTACGTAACTCG
Proteins encoded in this window:
- a CDS encoding Gfo/Idh/MocA family oxidoreductase, whose translation is MTPDRTLNRRQFLTAATAASAAFTILPSYVRAAPGRIAPSDKINIALVGSGTMAFNMLMGSWLPNDNLQIVALADPNKDSDDYRDWSQNGLRDRVRTFINEPRWGSEKGVRAGREPGKEIINTYYQNVRGLNDYQGVRTYEDFRELLAKEPDIDAVICMTPEHLHATVSIAAMNHGKHAITHKTLSNALHEVRLAVETARETGLVTHQMAYQNDAEWHKLKRWLDAGVIGKVKEVHNWTARPVWPQGWMDYLPEQKTPKGLNWALWQGPVPDRPYNLNYTHALFRGWWDYGSGCLGDMGNYSLWRIYRMLNPGAPLTIEGHSSNSAVIAGNQSQWRRSKVAFPNGGTVHFRHKDVDIFWYEGGMTPRIPEEMYDAGQEFEREGMMLVGEYGKILGDYHCRDFKLLPESRMKAMEGAIQTDEQEVLDGTDEWIAAIREGRQSAGSFQNVQDLAESTCLGNIALLTSRRLQWDAEKMEITNVPEANAMLRRQYRPGWELGETTASASMGG